DNA from Oncorhynchus masou masou isolate Uvic2021 chromosome 5, UVic_Omas_1.1, whole genome shotgun sequence:
CAGAGTGATGGTGTTGAGTTGAGAGTCGGACACGTCGTCCAGAGGCAGCACTCCAAACGGATCAACGACAGCAGCCTCATCGTTGTCAAGGGTCAGGTCTGGGGTGGTGGACTGAAATACACAAACAATCAGGACTCAAAACAAACAAAGTAACAAACAAAGACGTCAACAAAAACACTCACGTGGTCGTTCTCCTCCGAGCCACCAGGTTTCACAGGAGCCTGGTTGTGCCCCTCCCTTCCAGGACCTGGCTTTGTGGGGGGAGgcatggtggactctcctctgtCAGCCGGGGCCAGAATGAGTGCCCGGGGGTCGGCCacactcccagtccctgccccatcttcagcccccccctctctctgggtAGGTGAGCTCTGAACCTCTCCGTGgtgctccctctctgtcccagcctccagagggatagaggtaggggtggtggtggaggatgtTGTAGGGGCCCTAGGGGGGCTCTCCTCTGGCTCATTAGACCCACAGCCCCCCCTGTCCCCCTCCTGGTTCTTCTCCACAACCCCCTCTGTGTCTAGCTCTTCCACCAACACAGGCTGCTCACTGCCCAGTGGGTCCACCTCCAGGCCGGTCCGGAGACCCTCTCCTGTGACCTGCTCTGTCCCAGAATAAGCCACTTCTCTGGGGTCTGCATGGCTGGCCTCTCCCCCTGACTGAAGCTGCTCCTCATCTaacttctccccctcttccttcctctgcTCAGTGGTACTCCCCAGAGGattggatggagggatgaatgaaAGGAGGGACGGCTCAGAGGATGATGCTGCTGTAGTTCCCTCTACAGCCACCAGGTTggcacaaccaccaccactatcaccactctgcccgatgtcctcctctctctctttctccactttcTCCTCCTCCGTTTTCCTCACCAGcaccatctcttctccctccctccctccttccatcacaCTCTTTCGTTCCTTCTGCCACTGCTcatctattcctctcctctctctctctcccagaccaCACATCCccattctccttctcctcttcttcactGGTTCCTCCACAGATCTGTCCTCCTCCACTGGtggcccctccctcccaccacccaGACAAACACCTCTGTCATCTATAGCCTCCTGCTGTTCACTGTCGAGCTCCTCCATATTGGGCTTTGGGTTCTTCTCTCCACACTGCTCCTCTTCCTTGTCGGTTTGACTGTCCCCGTGCCCAACGTTGACCTCCTTGGAGGGAAGTAgggagggctggggttggggctgtgcTACagtcagtgggtgtggggggaaGCTGAGGAAACTCTGTGTCTTGATGTCTTCTTCTCTACCCTCGTCATCTTTGACAGAGGACTCCACACTATGGTCTTCCTGTGGACTATTTCCACCATCCTGATTGGTTGGAACTGACTCCTCTGTGCCCGCCCCCTCCACAGCCCCTCCAATGGCCTGTTCTCCCTCGAAGCCAATCACAACCGGCCTTTCCTCCACTGGATCCCCCTCTTGCTTGGGTGCAGTGGTATCTCCCGCTTTGTTAGCCTGCTGAGATGGATGAGTAGTACAGGCCGTCAGAGGGCAGTGGGGATCtttaggaggaggggtggtgtttAACACTGTTCCCTCAGTGTCCTGCTGCACAcagcagaggaggaggaatcagttAGAACATAGCAACATTTGAATTGTAACTGACAAACGCTCAACATAGAACATAGCAACATTTGAATTGTAACTGACAAACGCTCAACCAGCAAATGGAACTTCTGGTGGCTACCTGTTCTAGGTGTGAGGGCTGTGCTTCCACTGTCTCTCCAGAGGGGGCGCTCTCCTCTGACTCATTACTGCACTTTCTCTTCCTTGACCTGAGTGACCTAGGCTGGGGAGGTGTGAAACCTGGAGAGAAAACATCCACTTCATGCTAAGGAAATGTCCTTTCTTTCACACATCCATTAGCAAGCAAACGGGTGGACTGGCAACCTTTCACTTTGTTTTTCAGTAtcttgccagcagcataccaccctgcatcccactgctggttgGCTTCTGAagataagcagggttggtcctggatgggagaccagatgctgctggaagtagtgttagagggccagtaggaggcacactTTCCTCTTGTCAAAAAAAATATTGgtcagtgattggggacattgccctgtgtagggtgctgtcttttggatgggtcGTTAAATGTGGgttctgactctctgtggtcactaaaagatcccatggcacttattgtaagagtagaggtgttaacaAAGGTGTCTGGGATAAATTCCCCATCTGGCCCTCGTACCATCATGGTCACtgaatcatccccagcttccaattggctcattcatacctgtaactatttcccaggttgttgctgtaactgagaatgtgttctcagtcgacttacctggttaaattaaaatCTCCGATAAATTCAACTATGTTGGATGAATGTTTTATGTCCAGGTATTCACTTTAGGAATTAATGATTTCAGCCAATGAAAGCATTGGAGATCATTTAAGCCCCAATATACAGTTGATGTGAATTTAACGGGGGTTATTTCAGTCTTACTTGTGGTTTGCTTTTGTTTTTTGGTCATCCTCCCAAGCTAGCTCTTCAAATGCTATGCAAAAACAAAACAGAGACAAAGTGTCAGTTGGCTAAGTTAGCTAACAATGATTTGCCAATAATATGATATCATGACACTGACAAAACATCTCATTCAAAACAAAGATAACTAGCCAATAACATCTATCTAGCTAATACTTTTGAATTTTGATGGGAGATCTTAGTTTCTCCTCAAGCTCTTGGTTTGGTCacaactgtagctagctagcctaccTGGCAGTGCAGATCAAGACGGATTGTGAGTGGTCTctcttgctagctagctatcaaaCGTTTAACACTCCCACTGAAACATATAGCTACAGTGCATACCAAGCACAACTGTCTTGCTAAGATTTAAACTAATCTAATGTTCGGTGACGAATATAAGATTTTTTACATATAACTTTGACTGGACCTGACAGCTAGACACTTGTTAGAATATTTTTCAGCGATTTCTGGGCGTGTTCTTCAAACGCCGTAAAGCGAGGTAGTCGCGTTGTCAATGGTTACCCAATGCAGGAAGTAGGAAGTAGCCAATGTATACACCTTTTCGTGTTTTTAATAGCTCTCTAACTAGCAATGATTTATACGTGACTAGGGTTCTCTCGTATGTTTTTGAAATGATCAGTCGTCGTGTGAACTAAGAAAGCGCTCAACATATGGTCCGTGGATAACGTATGACAAGGTAAAACAAAGCTTTTAGTGGCAATGTTTACATTGCTTATAGCAAGCTAACGTTACCTTGTTAACAAGCTAACTACTACAAGTCAGAGCTGCTCAACATCGAATGAGGATAAACAACATTTGTGCCATGGATGATACTATGAATTTGCTGTTGATAGCTAGCTAACTGCTAACATTTGTTGCTAAGCGTTGTCAGAGACTGACACAAAACGTGAGCAAGTCAACGAACGTGTTATTAGCAGCCACGATATCAATGACATTTATCCAACTAGCTAAATGCAGTGTAAATTCAACAAAGTCCTGTAGCTAGCTGTCCATTTGTGTCTGTCAACACGTGTACGATAAAAGCtgcatgtagctaactactggaactattTGCCACATGTTATAATATAGGTCTCTTTGGTTCTactgtgttgttgtagttgtatCACAGGTCAGTTGACAAGGTTCTCTCCATGAGTCACATTCGGAACCCCCCGCCCAGGGGACAGGGGGCAGCGCGAGCCAAACAGGTAACGTCATTTTGATCATTGTTTTGATAACTGTAAGTCAAGTTGTCATTGATAACACCAGTCATTTGTGTTTtcaattctctttctttctccctctctttgtctctctaagATGGGGCTGCTCCTGGATCTGTCTCCGGATGGAGGAGGAAATGAAAAAGAGCTGGAGGCGGAGCTACTGGCACTGATGGGCGGGTCCCAGGGGAAGAAAGGGACAGGAAAAGGTGAGGATCAACCTattcatcgtcatcatcatcctcaCCCAATCTTGTATGAAATGACTTCCACAGACCCTACCACTCGAACCGGGTTgataccgtgtgtgtgtctgacctgcctgcccctccacAGCTCCAGTTCCCATGGCTGATATCGAGCGTATGGCGGCTCTGTGTATGAAGGAccttgatgaggatgatgatgatggggatgatgatctggaggatgatgatgatcTCCTGGTATCCACCATGTTTACACTCCTCTTCACACTTCTCTTGTCCTTTATCTTCCTCCTATTGGTTGTTGTTTCATTCCCAATGGCAACACTTTtcatgaattgtgtgtgtgtgtgtatgtgtgtctctctctctctccctatctgtgtgtgttttatgcATTTATGTGTCTTTATCCAACCCCAGGCTGAGCTGAATGAGGTTTTGGAGGACGATGATGATGAAGAGGTTCAGAAACCTGCCACCACTCCAAGCTCTAACTCCACCCCCCGCTCCACCCCCAGTACTCCTAGTGGTGCAACCGGGCTGGAGGCCTGCCTGGCTGAACGCATTGACATGTACCAGACAGCCATCTCCAATGCTAATGCAGAGGGGGAGACCAGCAAGGCTCGCAGATACGACCGCGGATTGAAGGTGAGCCAGAGACCATGGGCTGGTTgtatgatgatgtgtctcagagtaggagtgctgatctatgaCCAGTTTTTCCCTTAAGATTATAATGAACAAGATTACTGGACAggatggacctgatcctagatcagcaatccTATGAAACGCTTGATATATCTCCCCCTCCAGGAACATGAATTACCCCACAATCATCTAGCCATATGTAAACCTGTGATTCGACATGTGAAGGTCTACTTTTCCAGCCAGCTGAATTTTATGTTTGCTTGTTGTCTCCCCCTAGACGTTGCAGTCCATGATGACGTCAGCCAAGAAAGGAAAACCGATCAACGAAGAGGAAATCCCGCCTCCTGTCTCCACAGGTGGAAAGCCTGCCCCAGCCCCCGTGCAGCAACCTAAACCAATCAAAGAGCGGGGGCTGCCAACCCCAGTGCTGACACCCTCCCCGTTCACCAATCAGAAGCCACTGAGGGAGGCTACGCCTGTTGTCCCTCCTCCTAAGCCCCGCCTCCTGGTCCCCCCTCAGAAACACACTGCCGTTACCCCGGATACACCTGCTATCTCCCCCCTCACCCCCATTCAACCAGACGCACGGCACTCAGGTAGATCACACATACACCTTTTTGAAGACAGACACCAGCCTGTAAATGTCAATGCAGTCCCCTAAGCACTGGAACATTCTGGTTgttatatcattctctctctccctcctctctccctactcccttctctctctctgtagagttGAAGCAGTGTGTTCTAAACAGACAGAGGGAGTATAAGCTGGCAGCCCTCCACGCCAAGCAGGGAGGAGAGTCAGAACTGGCCAGACAACACTACCACATCGCCAAGGTACCCCACACACTAGGGGTTAAAGGACCTCCACTAGGGGTTAAAGGTCCTCCACTAGGGGTTAATGGACCTCCACTAGGGGTTAAAGGATCTCCACTAGGGGTTAATGGACCTCCACTAGGGGTTAAAGGACCTCCACTAGGGGTTAAAGGACCTCCACTAGGGGTTAAAGGACCTCCACTAGGGGTTAAAGGACCTCCACTAGGGGTTAAAGGACCTCCACTAGGGGTTAAAGGACCTCCACTAGGGGTTAAAGGACCTCCACTAGGGGTTAAAGGACCTCCACTAGGGGTTAATGGACCTCCACTAGGGGTTAATGGACCTCCATGGACCTCCACTAGGGGTTAAAGGACCTCCACTAGGGGTTAATGGACCTCCATGGACCTCCACTAGGGGTTAAAGGACCTCCATGGACCTCCACTAGGGGTTAAAGGACCTCCATGGACCTCCACTAGGGGTTAAAGGACCTCCATGGATCTCCACTAGGGGTTAAAGGACCTCCACTAGGGGTTAATGGACCTCCACTAGGGGTTAAAGGACCTCCACTAGGGGTTAAAGGACCTCCACTAGGGGTTAAAGGACCTCCACTAGGGGTTAAAGGACCTCCACTAGGGGTTAAAGGACCTCCACTAGGGGTTAAACAACCTCCACTAGGGGTTAAAGGACCTCCACTAGGGGTTAATGGACCTCCACTAGGGGTTAAAGGACCTCCACTAGGGGTTAAAGGACCTCCATTGACCTCGACCAAGTCTTCAAATTGGGATCCTTAATGTTAAGAAAAATCCCTAAATGTTTTTTAAACTCTAAGTGCAGTTATCACAAAATCTATATTATTTATATCATAACAAGACGATAGGCTATAAAGGCGTGGGGAAACTAGTGTCATTCTAAAGGTTGACTCAGCGATATGAAGTAGATGCAGAGAGTcaacagcatagtgggtcaatttccgcaaCAACTAAGGGTGTTGAAGCGCGAGGTTAAGCTTCTCCGCTATTTTGGTGCCCTGTCTACCACGCTGTGAAGTGAACCAGTGCACATGCGCAGATACTGCGTGAGAGCCAAGTGTTGCATCTTGCTCATGTCAATATCCTAGTCTAGAGTCCTGCATTACTGACGCTGTGAGACATTGCAAGCCAATAAGTTGTGAATACAGCTTTTGATTGCTGATAGATGGACCCAGTGCacgtttctgtctgtctggtggctgacctgcctatactgatagatagacccagtgcacggttctgactgtctgtctggtggctgacctgcctatactgatagatagacccagtgcacggttctgtctgtctgtttggtggctgacctgcctatactgatagatagacccagtgcacggttctgtctgtctgtctggtggctgacctgcctgtactgatagatagacccagtgcacggttctgtctgtctgtttggtggcagacctgcctatactgatagatagacccagtgcacggttctgtctgtctggtggcagacctgcctatactgatacatagacccagtgcacggttctgtctgtctggtggcagacctgcctatactgatagatagacccagtgcacggttctgtctgtctggtgactgacctgcctatactgatagatagacccagtgcacggttctgtctgtctggtggctgacctgcctatactgatagatagacccagtgcacggttctgtctgtctggtggctgacctgcctatactgatagatagacccagtgcacggttttgtctgtctggtggcagacctgcctatactgatagatagacccagtgcacggttctgtctgtctggtgactgacctgcctatactgatagatagacccagtgcacggttctgtctgtctggtggcagACCTGCCtgtactgatagatagacccagtgcacggttctgtctgtctggtggcagacctgcctatactgatagatggacccagtgcacggttctgtctgtctgtctggtggcagacctgcctatactgatagatagacccagtgcacggttctgtctgtctgtcttgtggcagacctgcctatactgatagatggacccagtgcacggttctgtctgtctgtctggtggcagacctgcctatactgatagatagacccagtgcacggttctgtctgtctgtctggtggctgacctgcctatactgatagatagacccagtgcacggttctgtctgtctgtctggtggctgacctgcctatactgatagatagacccagtgcacggttctgtctgtctgtctggtggcagacctgcctatactgatagatagacccagtgcacggttctgtctgtctgtctggtggctgacctgcctatactgatagatagacccagtgactgtctgtctggtggcagacctgcctatactgatagatagacccagtgcacggttctgtctgtctgtctggtggctgacctgcctatactgatagatagacccagtgcacggttctgtctgtctggtggttgacctgcctatactgatagatagacccagtgcacggttctgactgtctgtctggtggctgacctgcctatactgatagatggacccagtgcacggttctgactgtctgtctggtggctgacctgcctatactgatagatagacccagtgcacggttctgactgtctggtggctgacctgcctatactgatagatagacccagtgcacggttctgtctgtctggtggctgacctgcctatattgatagatagacccagtgcacggttctgtctgtctggtggctgacctgcctatattgatagatagacccagtgcacggttctgtctgtctggtggctgacctgcctatactgatagatagacccagtgcacggttctgtctgtctggtggctgacctgcctatactgatagatagacccagtgcacggttctgtctgtctgtctggtggcagacctgcctatactgatagatagacccagtgcacggttctgtctgtctgtctggtggctgacctgcctatactgatagatagacccagtgcacggttctgtctgtctgtctggtggctgacctgcctatactgatagatagacccagtgcacggttctgtctgtctgtcttgtggctgacctgcctatactgatagatagacccagtgcacggttctgtctgtctgtctggtggctgacctgcctatactgatagatagacccagtgcacggttctgtctgtctgtctggtggctgacctgcctatactgatagatagacccagtgcacggttctgactgtctgtctggtggctgacctgcctatactgatacatagacccagtgcacggttctgtctgtctggtggcagacctgcctatactgatagatagacccagtgcacggttctgttctgtctgtctggtggctgacctgcctatactgatagatagacccagtgcacggttctgtctgtctggtggctgacctgcctatactgatagatagacccagtgcacggttctgactgtctggtggctgacctgaCTATACTGATGGATAGacccagtgcacggttctgtctgtctgtctggtggctgacctgtctatactgatagatagacccagtgcacggttctgtctgtctggtggttgacctgcctatactgatagatagacccagtgcacggttctgtctgtctgtcttgtggctgacctgcctatactgatagatagacccagtgcacggttctgtctgtctggtggcagacctgcctatactgatggatagacccagtgcacggttctgtctgtctgtctggtggctgacctgcctatactgatagatagacccagtgcacggttctgtctgtctggtggctgacctgcctatactgatagatagacccagtgcacggttctgactgtctgtctggtggctgacctgcctatactgatagatagacccagtgcacggttctgtctgtctgtctggtggcagacctgcctatactgatagatagacccagtgcacggttctgtctgtctgtctggtggctgacctgcctatactgatagatagacccagtgcacggttctgtctgtctgtctggtggcagacctgcctatactgatagatagacccagtgcacggttctgtctgtctgtctggtggcagacctgcctatactgatagatagacccagtgcacggttctgtctgtctgtcttgtggctgacctgcctatactgatagatagacccagtgcacggttctgtctgtctggtggcagacctgcctatactgatggatagacccagtgcacggttctgtctgtctgtctggtggctgacctgcctatactgatagatagacccagtgcacggttctgtctgtctggtggttgacctgcctatactgatagatagacccagtgcacggttctgtctgtctggtggctgacctgcctatactgatatagacccagtgcacggttctgactgtctgtctggtggctgacctgcctatactgatagatagacccagtgcacggttctgtctgtctggtggctgacctgcctatactgatagatagacccagtgcacggttctgactgtctggtggctgacctgcctatactgatagatagacccagtgcacggttctgtctgtctggtgactgacctgcctatactgatagatagacccagtgcacggttctgactgtctggtggctgacctgcctatactgatagatagacccagtgcacggttctgtctgtctggtggctgacctgcctatactgatagatagacccagtgcacggttctgtctgtctggtggctgacctgcctatactgctagatagacccagtgcacggttctgtctgtctgtctggtggctgacctgcctatactgatagatagacccagtgcacggttctgtctgtctggtggctgacctgcctatactgctagatagacccagtgcacggttctgtctgtctgtctggtggctgacctgcctatactgatagatagacccagtgcacggttctgtctgtctggtggctgacctgactatactgatagatagacccagtgcacggttctgactgtctgtctgtctggtggctgacctgcctatactgatagataggcctagtgcacggttctgactgtctgtctggtggcagacctgcctatactggtagatagacccagtgcacggttctgtctgtctggtggctgacctgcctatactgatagatagaaccagtgcacggttctgtct
Protein-coding regions in this window:
- the LOC135531549 gene encoding cyclic nucleotide-gated cation channel beta-1-like produces the protein MTKKQKQTTSFTPPQPRSLRSRKRKCSNESEESAPSGETVEAQPSHLEQQDTEGTVLNTTPPPKDPHCPLTACTTHPSQQANKAGDTTAPKQEGDPVEERPVVIGFEGEQAIGGAVEGAGTEESVPTNQDGGNSPQEDHSVESSVKDDEGREEDIKTQSFLSFPPHPLTVAQPQPQPSLLPSKEVNVGHGDSQTDKEEEQCGEKNPKPNMEELDSEQQEAIDDRGVCLGGGREGPPVEEDRSVEEPVKKRRRRMGMCGLGERERRGIDEQWQKERKSVMEGGREGEEMVLVRKTEEEKVEKEREEDIGQSGDSGGGCANLVAVEGTTAASSSEPSLLSFIPPSNPLGSTTEQRKEEGEKLDEEQLQSGGEASHADPREVAYSGTEQVTGEGLRTGLEVDPLGSEQPVLVEELDTEGVVEKNQEGDRGGCGSNEPEESPPRAPTTSSTTTPTSIPLEAGTEREHHGEVQSSPTQREGGAEDGAGTGSVADPRALILAPADRGESTMPPPTKPGPGREGHNQAPVKPGGSEENDHSTTPDLTLDNDEAAVVDPFGVLPLDDVSDSQLNTITLTEKEEEEKEEGHEDATQLVCGLIRELSYLNRVVMATHRELESLRRGNKTVRPPPRRVFPPRRSEI